In Opisthocomus hoazin isolate bOpiHoa1 chromosome 3, bOpiHoa1.hap1, whole genome shotgun sequence, a genomic segment contains:
- the SOCS6 gene encoding suppressor of cytokine signaling 6: MKKISLKTIRKSFNLNKSKDESDFVVVQQPSLSEFGKDDSLFGSCYGKDLASCEVNSEDEKGGKNRSKSESLMGTLKRRLSAKQKQKGKGSTPSVSSADDDTFSSSSAPITFKDVRAQRPLRSTSLRNHHYSPTPWPLRPTNSEETCIKMEVKVKALVHSSNPSPALNGVRKDFHDLQSDNVFQEQNNTLKNTESQNGDLHLHIDEHVPVVIGLMPQDYIQYTVPLDEGMYPLEGSRSYCLDSSSPMEVSTVSSQVGGSAFHEEESQVDQDVVVAPDIFVDQTVNGLLIGTTGVMLQSPRVNHSDVPPLSPLLPPMQNNQIQRNFNGLNGTDAHVAESMRCHLNFDPNTAPGVGRVYDSVQNSGPMVVTSLTEELKKLAKQGWYWGPITRWEAEGKLANVPDGSFLVRDSSDDRYLLSLSFRSHGKTLHTRIEHSNGRFSFYEQPDVEGHTSIVDLIEHSIRDSENGAFCYSRSRLPGSATYPVRLTNPVSRFMQVRSLQYLCRFVIRQYTRIDLIQKLPLPNKMKDYLQEKHY, from the coding sequence ATGAAGAAAATTAGTCTCAAAACAATTCGGAAGTCCTTTAACTTAAATAAAAGTAAAGATGAAAGCGACTTTGTAGTGGTTCAGCAGCCATCGTTAAGTGAATTTGGAAAAGATGACTCCTTGTTTGGCAGCTGCTATGGTAAAGATTTGGCTAGCTGTGAAGTCAACAGTGAAGATGAAAAAGGAGGCAAAAATAGATCAAAAAGTGAAAGCTTAATGGGTACGTTAAAAAGGAGgctttcagcaaaacaaaaacagaaaggcaaaggcAGCACACCATCTGTAAGCTCTGCAGATGATGACACCTTTTCTTCCTCATCTGCTCCAATAACCTTCAAAGATGTGCGAGCTCAGAGACCTCTGAGATCCACTTCCCTCCGTAATCACCATTACAGTCCAACTCCATGGCCCCTTCGACCTACAAATTCAGAAGAGACTTGCATCAAAATGGAAGTGAAAGTCAAGGCCTTGGTCCATTCCTCTAATCCAAGCCCAGCACTGAATGGCGTTCGAAAGGACTTCCATGACTTGCAGTCAGACAACGTGTTCCAGGAGCAAAACAACACATTAAAAAACACGGAATCTCAGAATGGGGACTTGCATCTTCATATTGATGAACATGTGCCTGTAGTTATTGGATTAATGCCTCAGGACTACATTCAGTATACTGTGCCTTTAGATGAGGGAATGTATCCTTTGGAAGGATCACGTAGTTACTGTCTGGATAGTTCCTCACCCATGGAAGTTTCAACTGTTTCTTCTCAAGTGGGGGGAAGTGCTTTCCATGAAGAAGAGAGCCAAGTGGATCAGGATGTAGTCGTTGCACCGGATATCTTCGTGGACCAGACAGTGAATGGTTTGTTGATTGGTACCACAGGAGTCATGTTGCAAAGCCCAAGAGTTAATCACAGTGATGTCCCTCCACTCTCACCTTTGCTACCTCCAATGCAGAATAATCAAATCCAAAGGAACTTCAATGGATTGAATGGCACAGATGCCCACGTGGCTGAAAGTATGCGCTGCCATTTGAATTTTGATCCTAACACTGCCCCTGGAGTTGGAAGAGTTTATGATTCTGTACAGAACAGTGGTCCTATGGTTGTGACAAGtctcacagaagaactgaaaaaacTTGCAAAACAAGGATGGTACTGGGGCCCCATTACACGTTGGGAGGCAGAGGGAAAATTAGCTAATGTGCCTGATGGCTCGTTTCTTGTTCGAGACAGTTCTGATGATCGTTATCTTTTAAGTTTGAGTTTTCGTTCCCATGGAAAAACTCTTCACACTAGAATTGAACACTCAAATGGTAGGTTTAGCTTTTATGAACAACCAGATGTGGAGGGACATACGTCTATAGTTGACTTAATTGAACATTCAATCAGGGACTCTGAAAATGGAGCTTTCTGCTATTCGAGATCCCGACTGCCTGGATCTGCAACTTACCCAGTGAGACTGACAAATCCAGTATCTCGGTTTATGCAGGTGCGTTCTTTGCAATACCTGTGTCGTTTTGTAATACGTCAGTACACCAGAATAGACCTGATTCAGAAACTGCCTTTGCCAAACAAAATGAAGGATTATTTACAGGAAAAGCACTACTGA